CGATGCCATGAGCGAGTAATCATGAACAGGGAAAAATTGACGCGCGCCGAGCGACGGAAACTGGCGAGTGTGTTGCGGCAGACCCGTGACGTGCGTCAGTATCGACGGGCGCTCGCCATAATGCAGACCGACAAGGGCTGGACGGTTTCCGAAATCGCGCAGGAGCTTCAGGTAAGCCGTCAAAGTGTTTATAACTGGGTCTCGGCGTATTGGCATACACGTGATGTGCGGGAACTGTCCGACGCGCCGCATTCCGGGCGGCCTCCCCGCTGGTTCGAGGAGGCGGGGACGTTGCTCGAGTCGCTCTTGCAAAGCTCGCCGCAGGATTTTGGCTACTTTGCGACTCAATGGACCGCGCCACTATTGCGGGAACAACTGAGCCACAGTACCGGCTACTCCTGTTCAACGTTGACGGTGCGTCGTGGTCTGCATCGATTGGGCTATATGTGGAAACGTCCCCGGTACGTGCTTGTGCCCGACCCGGAGCGAGAGAAAAAAACGCCAAATTCGCCGCGTCGTCAGTGGCTTGCCAAAGCGCAGCGTATTGTTGGTTGAAGATGAAACGGATTTGCTGCTGTTTCCACCGTTGCGGGCGACATGGTCGCCGCGCGGGCAGCCGGCGCAGGTGCTGCTGACAGGCTGGAATGCCAAGCGGGTGGTGTTTGGCGCGATGAATCTCGTGACCGGACACCGCCTGATTCACGTTCGCTTGCACCAGCGCGCGGCGGATTTTCAGGCGTATTTGCGGCTCGTGCATGAACATTATCGGGGATGGCGGGTAACGATGCTGCTGGACGAAAATCCGAGTCACACTGCGCAAGCTTCGCGAGGACTGGCCGACAAGCTGGGCGTGCGTTTGCTCTGGTTGCCAAAACGCTGTCCCGAGCTCAATCCCATGGACACCTTGTGGGGACAGGCCAAGGACGTGATCAGCGCCAACAAGCAATATGCATCCATTGACCAGCAGGTCGATTTGTTCATCTCGTATTTGTATAGTCTGTCGAACAAGGAAGCACTACGCACCTCCGGTGTCCTATCCAGGCACTTTTGGCTGCATCGGATTTTGTCAAAAAAATTCTGATTACCTGCTTAGTCTTGGCCTGCATCGTATTTATCATTTCGCTTTCACCTTCACGGGTATTCTTAAACAAACGAAGCTAAAGTTCCACAGAATCAGTAAATCAGCCGCATTTCGGTTCTGTCGCATTAGCGAGCGCAAGACGGAATTGGGGCAGATGCGTTCAGTCGTCCCTCAAGCTGGACGGATTTGTTCTGCCAAGGCATAAAACTGGTCGGCGAACGCCATCGTTTCGCTCCCTTCCATAGTGCATTGACCTTTGCGGATCATGTGCATGAGTTCGATGCCGACCAGGATGCTCCTGGCCGCTTGAAACGATTTGAAACCGGGCATCGACCGTGTCACCCGTTTGATGGCGCGATGATCCTGCTCGAATGCTGTCTCACACTCTTTTTTAAAAAGCTGGCAGTCTACCTGACTGCCTTCATGTCTCGCTAATGCGACA
The Fibrobacterota bacterium genome window above contains:
- a CDS encoding transposase, coding for MNREKLTRAERRKLASVLRQTRDVRQYRRALAIMQTDKGWTVSEIAQELQVSRQSVYNWVSAYWHTRDVRELSDAPHSGRPPRWFEEAGTLLESLLQSSPQDFGYFATQWTAPLLREQLSHSTGYSCSTLTVRRGLHRLGYMWKRPRYVLVPDPEREKKTPNSPRRQWLAKAQRIVG
- a CDS encoding transposase, yielding MPKRSVLLVEDETDLLLFPPLRATWSPRGQPAQVLLTGWNAKRVVFGAMNLVTGHRLIHVRLHQRAADFQAYLRLVHEHYRGWRVTMLLDENPSHTAQASRGLADKLGVRLLWLPKRCPELNPMDTLWGQAKDVISANKQYASIDQQVDLFISYLYSLSNKEALRTSGVLSRHFWLHRILSKKF